Sequence from the Fodinibius salicampi genome:
CAAATAACCTCATTTTTTTTGTACCATCTTCAATGATTTCCATATCCACATCCCAGCTTTCGGTTGTGGAAGTGAGGGAATCACTCAGTGCTTCGTCCACCTGTGCACTCTGTTCTTCGGAGAGCTCGCCGCAAGAGGATATAGAGATGGTCAGAAGAAGACTGAATAGAAATAGTCTGAAAATTTTAATGTTATGTTGTTCCAAAATATCGATCACCTGCATCACCTAATCCGGGGACGATAAATGCATCGTCGTTGAGTTTTTCATCAATGGCTGCCGTAATGGTATGGACATCGGGATGTTTTGAGCCGATTCTTTCCAATCCTTCCGGGGCACAGATTAACGAAATAAAACGCAAATGTTGTGCGCCTTCCTTTTTAAGAAAGGATATGGCGTCATCAGCACTGCCGCCGGTTGCCAGCATCGGGTCAACGACCAAAACCAGGGCATCCTCAACCCCGTCGGGAATATTGGAATAATAGTCCACGGGCTCGTGGGTGCTCTCATCCCGGTACATCCCCAAATGTCCCACTTTGGCATCCGGTATAAATTGAAGCAGGGCATCGGAGAGGCCAAGGCCGGCCCGTAAAATCGGGACTACAATAATATCCTGGTCTATATCATAACCAGTTGTTTTTTCGATAGGGGTTTCTACTTCGAACTCTTTTAAAGGCAGTTCTTTAAGCGCATGATATGCTAAAATAATTGCAATACGCTTAAGCGCCGATCGAAAATCATCGGTAGAAGTATTGACGTCCCGCAAGATGGTCAAATCCCTGTTAATAACAGGATGTTCAATTAATGTCAGATGCTCGAAAGATTGACTATCCATAATTATCGCTGATTAGGATTCAGGCGAACTGTGATCTCTGCTGAAATATTTTTGAGTAATTTGATATGCTTTTCCTGAAAGTGCAAACAGCGCAACAATGTTGAAGAAAGCCATAAGTCCGAGCATAACGTCACCAAATGCCCAGATAGTAGTTAGGGTAACAACGGCGCCGAAAAAGTGCATAGCTACAAAGACAACCCGATACCAAAAGATAGATTCGAAACCTAACAGGTATTGAGCAGCCCGATCTCCGTAATAGCTCCAGCTAATAGAAGTGGAGATAGCGAAGAGAAGCACTGCAAAGGTAACTACGTAACCTCCACCGGGGAATAAGGGATTTAAACCAATTTCAAAGGCACGGATTGTAAGTGGGGCACCATTTTCAACTATTCCGCCATGGAGCTGGGACAATTCGGTGTCACCTTTTGTATAAACAGCAACGGCACTATAAGTGTCGCTGCCTTCTGATTTAGTAAGTTCAATACGCCCGGTAAAAGGCTCGCTGTAATTGGCATCGGTATACATGGTATCTACCGGAATATTATAGTGTTCCATTGTACCGTTCTCTGGTACCCCATCACTAAAATAGAGCGTTTCGGAAGCACTACCGGCCGCTTTTTCAGAGAGAGTGTAGGAGAAGGAATCGGTAGAGGGATTTACCGTTGTTTTATGCTGCATATCCCACGCTCCGGTAGAAACAATCACCAAGCCGGTCATGGTACAAATAATGAGTGTGTCAATGAACGGTTCCAGCAGGGCAACCACACCTTCACGAACGGGTTCATCCGTTTTGGCGGCAGAGTGTGCAATGGGAGCGGAACCCTGGCCCGCCTCGTTAGAAAATATTCCCCGCTGTACTCCATAGCTGAGGGTGAAAATCAGGGCACCGGACCCCACTCCAAGGGCGCCTGCTTGCGGATTAAATGCATAGCCGACGATCATTTGGAGGGAAGGAATAATTTGATCGTAATTAAGAATAAGAATAACTAAAGCTCCAAGTACATAAAGAATTCCCATAAAGGGGACCAGCTTGGAAGTTACTTTCCCAATACGTTTAATACCCCCCAAAATTACAGCTGCAACCAAGCTGGCGGTAATAAGACCTGTTACCACCGTTGGAATCTGAAAATCACTTTGCATTACGTCAGCTACGGTATTGGCTTGGACGGCATTACCCGTTAAAAAGGCACAAATAGCAGCGGAAACGGCAAAAGCCACCGCAAGCCATTTCCAGTTTGATCCAAGTCCCCGCTCAATATAATACATGGGACCTCCAGAAACGGTACCGTCAGGATTGGTTTCACGATATTCCTGGGCCAACGTAACCTCTGTGAATTTAATAGCCATCCCAAAAATAGCGGTAACCCACATCCAGAAGAGTGCTCCGGGACCACCATAATGAATTGCCAGGGCTACACCAGCAATATTTCCAATACCTACCGTTGCTGATAACGCCGTAGTTAATGCCTGAAAGTGATTAATGTCCCCCTCATCTTCCGGGTCATCGTAGAAACCGGTCACCACTTTAAGCCCATGAGCAAAGCGCCTGACCTGTACGAATCCCAGCCGGAATGTAATAAAAACTCCGAAGGCAAGCAGCAGTACTACCATCGCAGGCAGACTTTCGGGCGTGTTCCAAATTAGATTTTCAAGAAAGGCAATAATTCGTTCAAAAGTTTCCATGGACTGTTATTGGCTTAGATTTTTTATATACAATCAGGCTGAATGTATAAAAAGATTTCCGAATTTTTTAGATTAAATTTAGCCTAAGCTATGACTATCCATTAAAAAACGTTAAAATATAAGTAATTGAAAGGATGTATTTTTTTAAATTAAGGATAGGCTTCTTAAAGCAGGATGCTTCTGTACACTCAAGCTGTTATTTTATTGGGTATGGAAGTTGCAAGTGTTAGTAGGGTGTATTAAATATTTATAGGCTATTTAAATTCTAAATTGAGTTTAATATAAGACAGTATAAAAGGTGAATTCTTATGACTAAAGCAGATATAGTAGATGTAATTGCTTCTTCAACAGGTTTAACAAAAGTCGAAACTGAAGCCGTAGTCAATGGTTTTATGGAAACGGTTATAGATGCTATGAAAAGGGGGGAACATATAGAGCTACGAGGTTTCGGAAGTTTTAAAGTTGTAAAGCGAGCACAACGCGTAGCCCGAAATCCCAAGACAAATGAAGAGGTCATTGTACCGGAACAATACGTTCCTGTTTTAAAAATGTCTAAGATATTTAAAGAACAGGTAGACGAAGCTATGAAAGAGAAAGAAGAGGGATAATACTTATACTCCTGATATAATAGCTACAACACTCCTGACTCTGAAGAAATATTCCCCCAGACGTAGTGATATTGATTAAATCATAGCTTATGATTTTACGCAGCCACTTGATTATGCAGCGTATGGTCTGCCAGCTTAATAACTCTGTTTGATTTAATAAGTAATTCCTGAAGAATACGAAGCACAAATTTATGCACCTCATTCAGACTGTTAAGATCGGAAAAAGTGTACTGGAAGTAGGATAAAAGGTTAACTGCAGTTAAATATTTACCGCTTGGCGTACCATCGACCTCAACATGCCAGCGACTGATAATATCATCATCAGCAAGCAGATCGTTTACCTTATGATTAATTTCTTCCATCCACTGACTGGCAGCTTCTACTTTGTGATAACCATTTTGTGCAGAGAGATCAGGATTTGAGGCCCTTTCATTAAAAAGCCAGGTAACTTCAATATCAATATCAGGTGAAATAGAAGTGCTAACCATATTTTCTTCTTGGAGAAAAGGATGCTCTTCCATGCCTTTTAACTGCTTGGCAAGAACGGTTTCACGGAAACGGTCCCAATCAAAATTAATTGCAATTGCTTTGATAAAATCAGAATCCTGACTTACATCGATTTTGATTTCCAGTCCCGTTGCATTTATTCTATCTTCATCCCAGGTGCGAAATGATTGAATAGAGATCTCTCTTCTTTGAAGGTCGCTTTCTATCCGGTTGACTACAGAATTAAAAATCGGATATTTCATTCGTTGAGCCTGTTTAATATTAGTTATTCGGAACGTCTCTTTTAGTTAATTAAGCATGAACAATTATTACACGTTAATATATTTAAACCGCGAGATAAAAGAAAAAATCTGTGATGGTTTTTTTGACTTCGCTATTAGTCCCCATAAAGATGTTCTGCATATTTATATAAAAACAAAGGAAGAGACCTATAGATTGATTTTTAGTGCGAATTCGCGGGAAACAGCTCTCTTTCTGGATTATTATCGTCCACCCAAAAAGCGTAACGTGCTTGATTTTTTTTCTTCTCTGGAGGGGCAAGAAGTGAGCGAGGTGAGTCTGGCAAAAAAGGATCGGTTGCTGTCTGTTTATTTTGAAAATGGCAAACATCTTTTGTTTAAGCTGTTTAGCGGACGTCCCAATGTTTTTTTAGTGGATAACAACCAAATTACAGATGCCTTTAAAAACCCTGAAAGTCATAAAGGCGAGGCACCTCCTGAACCGATGGCACCGGACTTTAAGGAAGAAGTAAGTCCCAAAAGGAGTGCGAAAAACCAGATGACGGAAGTGAATCCATTGCTTCCGAGAAATTTACTTCCTTATCTTATCGAACAGCATGATGTAGAAGAAATGCCGCCAGCGAAAGTCAAGGCTTTTACCCGGCAGGTGACACAGGCATTGAGGGAGGATCCGCATCCCCGGGTATTGAAAACCGGTGACTTTTGTCTGTGGTCAAGGGAATGGCTGGATATATCAACAAATAAACAATGCTCGGAAGTAAATGATTGTGTAGCGTATGCCTATAAAAATGCGGTTCATTTGCGTCGGCTGCATAATAAGAAGGAAGATATCGTACGATTTTTGAAACGGACAGTAGAGCAAAAAGAGGGGACCATAGCCCAATTGTCCCAATCCAAAAAGAGTCTGGAACGGGCTGACCGATATGAAAAGTATGGTCACCTGTTGATGGCACATGCCCATGAATCGATCTCTCCGGGAACTGAAAGCATTACCATCAAAGATTTTTATGAAGATGATGAAGAGATAACTATTCCATTGCAGGAGGGTCGGGACATTGCGCAGAACGCTGAATACTATTATGAAAAAGCCAAAGATGCGCGAAAATCCTATGAAAATGCTCAAAAAAGACTGCCTGTGGAAAAAGAAAAGCTGGAAACGCTTCAAAAGTTATTGGATGAAATAGATCAGATTGAACGGTTGCCAGATCTAAATTCGTGGATTAAGGATCACAAAAAGAAATTGCAGCAGATTGGCTTTGGCGATAGTGATGACAAACAGGCAAAATCGCCATATAGGAAATTCAAGGTGGGGAAATATGAAGTTTGGATCGGAAAAAATGCGAAAAGTAATGATCAGCTTACCAGCCGGGCCCACAAGGAGGATATCTGGTTGCACGCCCGGGGAGTAGGTGGATCGCATGTAGTAATTCGGATGGGAAATCAAAAAGATTATCCTCCCAAGAATGTTATCTTAAAAGCTGCAGGATTTGCAGCCTATTATTCAAAGGCTCAGGGAATGAAAACAGCACCTGTGATGTATACAAAGCGGAAATATGTGAGGAAACCCAAAGGAGCAGCCCCGGGGGCAGTAGTTGTGGAGCGGGAGGAGGTTGAGATGGTACCTCCGATTAATCCCCAGGAAATAAATTAAGTAAAGGAGGATAGATAGAGTATGATGAAACATTTGTCGGACGGTACGAATATTTTTCTAAGCGGCTTTATGGGAACCGGTAAATCAACTATTGGGCGCCTACTGGCCGATAAGTTGGAATGTTCTTTTATGGATTTGGATGATTACGTAGAGAAAAAGGAAGGTAAATCCATTCCTGATATTTTTGAGGAATCCGGGGAGAAGGGATTTCGGGATCTTGAAAAACAGGTATTATTAGAGGTATGTAAGGAGTTTGAAGGGGTGGTGGCCCTGGGCGGAGGGAGCCTGCAAAATCAGCATTTGGTAGATCATCTGAAATTGAACGGTATTCTTGTGTTTTTAAAGACGCCATTTCCGATTATTTTAGACCGCATCTGTAAAGATGTGAATCGTCCCCTGTTATTAGATGAGGAAGGAAATCCCAAGGATCGGGAAAAGCTTCGCCGGGAACTAAAATTACTTTATGAAAAACGGTTACCGCTCTATGAACAGGCTCCAATCATTTTAAAAACAGGGGGTGATAAAACCCCTGAAGAAGAAGTAGAAATTTTGATTAATAAAATTCGTAACCATGTCGCATAACATCGATGTCTCGGTATCACTTAACAAACGGTATTCCATCCACGTGGAGAAAAATGTAGAAAAAGCTTTTTTTGACTTTTGTGCTGATCGTTATTCAAAAGAAAAGGTGATTCTCGTAGTCGATGAAAAAGTATATGAACTGCATGAAACCAAAATAGAATCAATGTGCAGCCGGTATTTCGAGAACTTATTTGTTTTAAAAATACCGCAGGGAGAGAGCTCGAAATCACTTAGCCAGTGGCAACAGTTAGTTAATGAGATTTTAGCAGAGGGCGTAGAGCGAAATACTCCTTTGGTAGCAATTGGGGGTGGCGTTACAGGGGATCTGGCCGGTTATGTAGCTGCTTCGGTGCTTCGGGGGATCCCGCTTATTCATCTGCCGACTACCTTATTAGCGATGGTAGATAGTTCAATTGGAGGTAAGACGGGACTTAATCACGATACTGGAAAAAATCTGATTGGAGCATTTTACCAGCCGGATGCAGTATTTGCTGATGTAGAATTTTTAGAAACACTTGAACAGAGAGAGTGGATTACCGGAATGGCAGAAATTATAAAATATGGGGCTATTCGCAGCCCGGAACTGTTCAGTCAGCTCGAAAAGCTGAAGGATAACTTATCGGCTGATGATGGAGAATGGATAGAGGTGATTCGTGAAAGCGCACGCATAAAAACGGATATTGTTCAGGAGGATACGCTCGAGGCCGGTAAGAGAGCGCACCTTAATTTTGGCCATACCTTTGGACATGCACTGGAACGCGTAGCCGGGTATGGAAGTATTTCCCACGGAGAGGCGGTCTTTGCGGGGATGATAGCGGCCACTTATTTTTCGAAGGAACTGGGGCACCCGATAGATGATACGGTTTTTACCCCATTTATGTCGCTTTATAAGCAGCAAATCCAGTCATTCCCTTCCCAGCCGGACAAGCTAATAGAGGCGATGAAAACGGATAAAAAAGTGAAAAATAATATCATCCAATTAGTGTTATTGAAAGAGTGGGGTTCGCCTTATATTAAACCATGCACAGATCTATCGAAACTAAAAGCGGCCTGGAACTACACGATAGATCAATTTAACTGATTATACAATTGAGAAACAAGTAATTGATTCTTCGCTGGCTACATAAAAGTTGGAAATATCTGTGGGGAATCATCCTGACAGTTATTCTTATTTTGCTTATAGTATCGGCAAGTGTTATAGGACTACTACAGCTTGATATTACTCAGGGCTATCTGCTTGACAGGGTCAAGGACAGGATATCCCAAGATTATAAGACACAGATTACGATAGGGGATGTACAGGGTTTTTTACCCTTCAATATCGAGTTAAGGGAGGTGGTGATTGCAAATGGTGATTCAAGTCGCACAGATACCCTGGCAAAGATCGATGGTGTTACCAGTCACATTGATATATGGGGATTTTTGCAAAACAAGGTAACAATTACCGGCTTTACTCTTGAAAATCCTGAAATTTGGGTGCGAAGGAGTGCAGATGGCCGCATTGTGTTTTTGGAAAGAAAAGAGGCACGACAGGATACGTCATCTTCAGAAAGACGCTGGTTGAATAACGTAGAAATATTAGCCCCGCAGATAGAAATAATTGAGGGTACAGCGCACTTAGAATCCTTGACAGAAGATGGGGACCTTGTACATTTGCCATCCCGGGTTACCTTATCAAATCTTAATACCCAGTTCTTTTTGGAGTGGACCGGTAATCAGCGTTATTTAGATATCGATCAATTTTCCGCAACAACTGAGGACCTGAATGCCAAAAAATTTTCTATAACGGGACAGGTATACAGTGACCGGCAATTTTTGGAGTTTAATTCCTTTTTTATGAATATCGGTCAAGCCGAAGTTATTATTAATGGGGAGATTGAGGGATTAGATCTTGGAAGTCCGGGGATCAGGGAGCAATTTTTATCTTCCAATTATGATTTAGGAGTGATGGCTACTTCTTTATATCCCAGGGAACTCAGAGAATTTCTTCCGGTAATACCAGATATAGAAGGTCCCTTTGCTCTTCAACTTTATACCGAAGGAAATACAGAGTCGCTTTGGGTAGAGGAAGTTTCTATTGAAAAAGGTGAAAGTTTTTTCAGGTTAAATGGTGAGTTTCAAAACCTTACGGAATCCAATCTTTTTACTTATGAGGCGAGTATTGATAGCTTAAATCTTCGGAGCGAAGATTTAGCTCCTATTCTTGATACGCTCCGTCGGCCAGAATACCGGGCGCTGGAAGATTTGTCAATGCGGGGCAGTGCATCGGGAACTCTCGACTCTATATATGTGGATGTGGCGATGAGTTCTCCTATTGGCTCTATGGATTTGCAGGGCGGGAGCCAATTAAAGTCACCTTATAGGTACGAGGGAGCATTGGATGGGCAAAATATTGATATTAGCTGGATGGTACCAACCGTCTTTGATACGACCTCTATAAATATGACAGCCCAATTATCGGGATCAGGCATAACTCTTGAAGAATCTGCTACGGATTTCGAAGCCTCCTTTACTCAAAGTTTATTTGACCAGCAGACGATTGACCAGGTGGAACTTTCATCATCCTTATACGGAGGATTATGGAGCCAAAAGTTTCAATACCAGAATGGAGGACAGGTTATTACAGGATCAGGCGAAATTGACTTTAGTCGTGAGCGGCCTCCGGTTACCATGAAAGGAGAGGCCCGGAATATAAATTTAACCGATTTTGCAAGAGATTCTGTGATTGCTTCTACCGATCTGGATTTTACATACAGTATAGAAGCGGCTGGACTATCGCTGGACGAAATACGGGGACAAGCAAATTTTGATGTGGCTCCTTCAGTTATTGGGGGCGATTCAGTCGAGGCCCATCAATTTTATGCAGATATTAGCAATATAGGTGAGCAACGGCGTTCATTTCGCCTTACCAGCTCCCTTTTGGATATGAATGTAGAGGGACAATTGTATCCTAAAGTAATTATGAACCAGTTTCGATTTTGGTCGGCTTACTTAAAGGAGCGTTACCGAAAAGAGATTAGCATGAATGATGGAGAAGTACAACGGGCAATTTCAGCGCCGGAAGAAAGCGTAATCATTGATGGAAATATTACCTTAAAAAACCTGAATCTTATCAAGAAGTATATTCCAGTATTTCCTTCTATACATACTGATTCTCGTATTGCTTTTAATATGAATGCGGATGCAGACCGATTGCTGTTCTCCACTGAGATGCAAGCCGATACATTATCATTTAATAGCTGGGCTAGTCAGAATAGCCAAATTCAGTTCACCGGCAGTTTTCGCAGTGATCGTACGCTAAAGGAATTTTCATCCGTTGATTTCCGGGCAGATATCGGAACCTATACTTCTAACACTTTTAATATGGATTCCCTTGGAATCGTAGCCACCTTAGAACAGGATTCTCTCTATTACCGGCAGGCTATCAAGAATATTGGTGAAAATGCGCGCTTTAATCTTGAGCTTAACGGCGCACTTTCAGATAGCTCTGCATTAGTTTACATCAATGATTTTTTTCTGGGTAACGAAAGCTATGCATGGAGAAATCAGGATGTTCCTACTTTAGAGGTAGAAGGAACGCATAGAATTCAGTTCAACGATTTCAGGTTCGCTAATCAAAATGAATACCTGCAGCTTCAGGGAGCCTGGAGCCAGAGTAGTGAGGATTCCCTTTCATATACGCTAAGAGATATAAATTTAGAACGTATTTCTGAGTTAGTGGATGGAGAGGTTAGTTTTAAAGGGGTGCTCAATGGGGAATTAATGACCAAGTCTATTACAGAGCAACCAACGGTACAAGGTTCCTTCAATATAAGCAGGTTGGCGCTTAACAATCGTACGGTAGGGGATCTGCAGTTTAACAGTCAATATAATGCTGATGCTGATCGCTTTGATACTCGTATTGAAGTATTTACAGATCCCCAAAAGTATGAGGACTATCTGGAAGCGAACGATGGAATTCAACAGCATTTTGTACTCGATGGTTATATAGGCGGAGGGTCAGGCCAGGGCAACGAAGATGATTTGTATCACTTTGATGCCGATTTTAAACAGATCGATATATGGTTAGTCCCTTTAATTGTGGACAATCTTTTCCAGCAGATGGAGGGACAGGCTGTGGGGCAAGGGTATATAAGTGGAGATCTGGAAGATTTTGACTTCCACGGCGAATTTGATGTACAGAATGCTTTCATAAAACCCCGGTTTTTAAACACGAACTATTTTGTAAATGGGGGAGTTACGGTAGATCGCCAAGATGGCGTTATCCTTGATTCACTTGAGGTAATTGATACTAAGGGAGGATCAGGAAAAGTTTGGGGCACAATCGATCTTAACGATTTTAATCCATTGACATACCTGGATTTAACTTTTACAATGGACCGCCTGCAATTTTTGAACAGCACTATGGATCCCGATGTGCCGTTTTTTGGAAATATCTCAGGAACGGGTACACTCAGACTTAGCGGATCCAATGCTGATCTTTATTTGCGAACCAATAATCCCATACAGGTAACAAGTGATTCAAAAGTTTCTATCCCTTTACTTGAAGAAACTGAACTGACTGAAACGGGGCGGTTTATACAATTTGTGGATTCTTTTGAGGAACGTTTTGATTCTCCTACAGCCGCTGGCGAGGAGGGAACCAGCAGGGAGGAGGAAATCAGGAATAGCCTCGAAGATATGACATTCAGTGAACGTTTTGATCTGGATCTGCAATTTAATACCGCCCAGGATATAGCTGTCAACCTTATTTTTGATCCGGTTACCGGGGAGGAGTTAAATGCCCGCGGTTCTGGACAGATGCGTATATCCATGCAGAACCAGGAAGTCCAGATGTTTGGCAGATATCAAATTAACAGCGGAAGTTATCAGTTTGTAACCGGGGAGATTATCAGCAGGCGACTGCAACTTCGCCCCGGCGGAACCATCGTATGGGAAGGACCTCCTGATAATGCCCGGTTAGATATCAGTGCCGTTTATCGCGCGCGTCCTAATATTTCAACACTTTCAGCTGAAGGGTCTGTAGGCTCACAAAATCGCAGTAATAGTCAGCAGGTACCCGTTGATCTTATAGTGGATATAACGGGTACATTGAATAGTGTAGAAAATAGTTATTATTTTGAGTTGCCGAGTTCGCTGGATATTTCATCAAATTCCACATTATCATATACCATCAATCAGATCAACCGGGATGAACAGCAAAAATTGCTGCAGGCAACCAGTATTCTGTTTACGGGACAATTTATTCCAACCCAGGGAGCAGGTAGCGCAACAACATCATTAAGCCAAAATTTAACCCGTGGTTCAACGGTATTGAACCCGCTGCTTTCAAACCAAGTAATTAGCCCCTTGCTTTCCAACCAGATCAATGCGTTATTAAACAGCGATGTAAGCAGACTGGATGTGGATTTCAATCTAAATGCCTATAATGAAGTTGATTTAGGAATTGCATTGAGTTTGTATAACGACCGCCTCATTTTAAGAAGGGAAGGCCAATTAACCGGTGGAAACGCTCAAACGACTCTAGGAGATCGAATTGGGGATCTGAACGCAACATATCGGATTAATCGGCGTCTCTCGCTAACGGCCTTCCATCGGCAAAATCAAATTTTGAGTAATTTTGGCGCACAATCACAGGCGGGAGATGTAACACCGAGTGTAGATGGTATAGGATTAGAAGCAATGTTTCAATTTAATACGTGGCAAGAGCTTTTTGATCGAATTACCGGTACCTCCGATACAAGTTCTGCGCGAAAAGAGGAAGAAGCCTCAGTATCTGATACTGATACTGAATAGAAAATTTAACATTACAGTTTAAAAAATATTTAATGAGTAAAAGCAAACGAGAAACATTTGAAGAGATTATTCTGGATATATTACAGAATAATCCTGAAGCACAAATTCCATTTGAAGCCTTACAGAACATACTGCAGGTTGAAGGTGGCAAAGACAATCAGCGGCTCAAGAGTGCTATTAACAGCCTGTTTGACCGTAATTTGATTGTCAAGCGTAGAGGAGGGGATATTCAACTGGCCTCTGGAAATGGAAAAAAAGAAAGACCAGCAAATAGTAATGTAGTAATAGGTAAGATTGATATCAGCCGTCGCGGAACAGGTTACCTGATCACCGAGGA
This genomic interval carries:
- the upp gene encoding uracil phosphoribosyltransferase, encoding MDSQSFEHLTLIEHPVINRDLTILRDVNTSTDDFRSALKRIAIILAYHALKELPLKEFEVETPIEKTTGYDIDQDIIVVPILRAGLGLSDALLQFIPDAKVGHLGMYRDESTHEPVDYYSNIPDGVEDALVLVVDPMLATGGSADDAISFLKKEGAQHLRFISLICAPEGLERIGSKHPDVHTITAAIDEKLNDDAFIVPGLGDAGDRYFGTT
- a CDS encoding alanine/glycine:cation symporter family protein; translated protein: METFERIIAFLENLIWNTPESLPAMVVLLLAFGVFITFRLGFVQVRRFAHGLKVVTGFYDDPEDEGDINHFQALTTALSATVGIGNIAGVALAIHYGGPGALFWMWVTAIFGMAIKFTEVTLAQEYRETNPDGTVSGGPMYYIERGLGSNWKWLAVAFAVSAAICAFLTGNAVQANTVADVMQSDFQIPTVVTGLITASLVAAVILGGIKRIGKVTSKLVPFMGILYVLGALVILILNYDQIIPSLQMIVGYAFNPQAGALGVGSGALIFTLSYGVQRGIFSNEAGQGSAPIAHSAAKTDEPVREGVVALLEPFIDTLIICTMTGLVIVSTGAWDMQHKTTVNPSTDSFSYTLSEKAAGSASETLYFSDGVPENGTMEHYNIPVDTMYTDANYSEPFTGRIELTKSEGSDTYSAVAVYTKGDTELSQLHGGIVENGAPLTIRAFEIGLNPLFPGGGYVVTFAVLLFAISTSISWSYYGDRAAQYLLGFESIFWYRVVFVAMHFFGAVVTLTTIWAFGDVMLGLMAFFNIVALFALSGKAYQITQKYFSRDHSSPES
- a CDS encoding HU family DNA-binding protein; translated protein: MTKADIVDVIASSTGLTKVETEAVVNGFMETVIDAMKRGEHIELRGFGSFKVVKRAQRVARNPKTNEEVIVPEQYVPVLKMSKIFKEQVDEAMKEKEEG
- a CDS encoding NFACT RNA binding domain-containing protein, whose translation is MNNYYTLIYLNREIKEKICDGFFDFAISPHKDVLHIYIKTKEETYRLIFSANSRETALFLDYYRPPKKRNVLDFFSSLEGQEVSEVSLAKKDRLLSVYFENGKHLLFKLFSGRPNVFLVDNNQITDAFKNPESHKGEAPPEPMAPDFKEEVSPKRSAKNQMTEVNPLLPRNLLPYLIEQHDVEEMPPAKVKAFTRQVTQALREDPHPRVLKTGDFCLWSREWLDISTNKQCSEVNDCVAYAYKNAVHLRRLHNKKEDIVRFLKRTVEQKEGTIAQLSQSKKSLERADRYEKYGHLLMAHAHESISPGTESITIKDFYEDDEEITIPLQEGRDIAQNAEYYYEKAKDARKSYENAQKRLPVEKEKLETLQKLLDEIDQIERLPDLNSWIKDHKKKLQQIGFGDSDDKQAKSPYRKFKVGKYEVWIGKNAKSNDQLTSRAHKEDIWLHARGVGGSHVVIRMGNQKDYPPKNVILKAAGFAAYYSKAQGMKTAPVMYTKRKYVRKPKGAAPGAVVVEREEVEMVPPINPQEIN
- a CDS encoding shikimate kinase, with translation MMKHLSDGTNIFLSGFMGTGKSTIGRLLADKLECSFMDLDDYVEKKEGKSIPDIFEESGEKGFRDLEKQVLLEVCKEFEGVVALGGGSLQNQHLVDHLKLNGILVFLKTPFPIILDRICKDVNRPLLLDEEGNPKDREKLRRELKLLYEKRLPLYEQAPIILKTGGDKTPEEEVEILINKIRNHVA
- the aroB gene encoding 3-dehydroquinate synthase encodes the protein MSHNIDVSVSLNKRYSIHVEKNVEKAFFDFCADRYSKEKVILVVDEKVYELHETKIESMCSRYFENLFVLKIPQGESSKSLSQWQQLVNEILAEGVERNTPLVAIGGGVTGDLAGYVAASVLRGIPLIHLPTTLLAMVDSSIGGKTGLNHDTGKNLIGAFYQPDAVFADVEFLETLEQREWITGMAEIIKYGAIRSPELFSQLEKLKDNLSADDGEWIEVIRESARIKTDIVQEDTLEAGKRAHLNFGHTFGHALERVAGYGSISHGEAVFAGMIAATYFSKELGHPIDDTVFTPFMSLYKQQIQSFPSQPDKLIEAMKTDKKVKNNIIQLVLLKEWGSPYIKPCTDLSKLKAAWNYTIDQFN